The following proteins are encoded in a genomic region of Corallococcus silvisoli:
- a CDS encoding RNA polymerase sigma factor yields MPPPTQAQSTPVGSAPLDFQHVYTQHAAFVWRTLRRLGVRPADLEDVCQEAFMVVHRRLSEFDGRAPVGAWIFGICMRLASDYRKRAHIRRETAVARTPDQARPPEQFEAVERTQARARLERILDALDEDKRAVFVLFEIEQWAMADVARAVGCPVQTAYARLYAARKQVQDAVARTQGGET; encoded by the coding sequence ATGCCTCCCCCCACCCAGGCGCAGTCAACTCCCGTCGGCTCCGCGCCCCTCGACTTCCAGCACGTCTACACACAGCACGCGGCTTTCGTGTGGCGCACGCTGCGACGCCTGGGCGTACGGCCGGCGGACCTGGAAGACGTCTGTCAGGAGGCATTCATGGTCGTCCACCGCCGCCTGTCCGAGTTCGACGGACGCGCGCCCGTGGGCGCGTGGATCTTCGGAATCTGCATGCGGTTGGCGTCGGATTACCGCAAGCGCGCCCACATCCGCCGTGAGACGGCGGTCGCGCGGACGCCCGACCAGGCCCGCCCTCCGGAGCAGTTCGAAGCGGTCGAGCGAACGCAGGCGCGGGCCCGGCTCGAGCGCATCCTGGATGCGCTCGACGAGGACAAGCGGGCGGTATTCGTCCTCTTCGAGATCGAACAGTGGGCCATGGCCGACGTGGCCCGGGCCGTAGGCTGCCCGGTGCAGACCGCCTATGCCCGGCTGTACGCTGCGCGCAAGCAGGTCCAGGACGCCGTGGCCCGGACGCAAGGAGGCGAGACATGA
- a CDS encoding outer membrane protein assembly factor BamD, translated as MSTPEPVRLLEETSDASSDLRGLLRSAVEDEPTADQLASLAARLGPLPAPPTPGPPSAPPAADAVSAAVSSGLKLKVLVGMAVLTGTVGSFHVGRVYERTHADAERPLTRDIAPAPAAPLPSEEPAPTAPEAESPAPPAPVAPPTASVPPTGPAPRPTSAAPKRPPAPAPSVAPAAEDEELLLLDSAHQALRRGDSERALASAQAHASRFPAGTLAQEREVIAIEALVRLGRVPEARERAEAFGARYPTSSHLVRLQGLLHPSGP; from the coding sequence ATGAGCACGCCAGAGCCCGTGCGCCTCCTGGAGGAGACCTCCGACGCGTCCTCGGACCTGAGGGGCTTGCTGCGATCCGCCGTCGAGGACGAGCCCACCGCCGACCAGCTCGCATCCCTCGCGGCCCGGCTCGGACCGCTGCCCGCTCCGCCCACCCCCGGCCCCCCGTCCGCGCCTCCAGCCGCAGACGCTGTCAGCGCCGCCGTGTCGTCAGGCCTCAAGCTGAAGGTGCTCGTCGGAATGGCCGTGCTCACGGGGACGGTGGGCAGCTTCCACGTGGGCCGGGTCTATGAACGGACGCACGCCGATGCCGAGCGCCCGCTCACCCGCGACATCGCGCCGGCTCCCGCTGCCCCATTGCCCTCCGAGGAACCCGCGCCCACCGCGCCCGAAGCCGAGTCCCCCGCGCCCCCCGCCCCCGTGGCGCCGCCAACGGCTAGCGTTCCACCGACGGGACCTGCCCCGAGGCCCACCAGCGCAGCACCGAAGCGGCCCCCCGCGCCTGCCCCGTCCGTGGCCCCTGCGGCCGAGGACGAAGAGCTGCTATTGCTCGACAGCGCCCATCAAGCCCTGCGACGAGGCGACTCGGAGCGCGCGCTCGCCAGCGCCCAGGCACATGCATCGCGGTTCCCGGCAGGGACGCTCGCCCAGGAGCGAGAAGTCATCGCCATCGAGGCGTTGGTGCGACTGGGCCGCGTCCCCGAGGCACGCGAGCGCGCGGAGGCGTTCGGCGCGCGCTACCCGACATCTTCCCATCTCGTCCGCCTTCAAGGGCTCCTCCACCCTTCGGGGCCGTGA